In Alphaproteobacteria bacterium US3C007, one genomic interval encodes:
- a CDS encoding ATP-binding cassette domain-containing protein — MSFITAKNLTRRYDLSDPWIVRQLTFRPKRFLTAVNDVSFSVEKGTTYALVGESGSGKSTIAKMAVGLLAPSAGTITLDNHNLNDRNLSPQSQQSMRRRIQMVFQSPYASLNPRWRVGDILAEPIQSFDLIQGAKNQAKRVDELLEQVGLSPSDAKKYPHEFSGGQRQRISIARALSSQPEVIICDEPTSALDVSVQAQVLNLLKSLQKEFSLTYLFITHDLAVVSSVANRIGVLNKGALVEEASPNELFTNPKQDYTRMLLNAAPKML; from the coding sequence ATGAGTTTCATAACCGCCAAAAATCTGACCCGCCGTTATGACCTGTCAGACCCGTGGATTGTGCGGCAATTAACCTTCCGGCCCAAACGGTTTCTGACCGCGGTGAATGATGTCAGTTTCAGCGTTGAGAAAGGCACCACCTACGCCTTGGTCGGAGAAAGCGGTTCCGGAAAATCAACGATTGCCAAAATGGCAGTGGGTCTGCTTGCGCCTTCGGCAGGAACCATCACCCTCGACAATCACAATTTAAACGATCGAAACTTAAGCCCACAAAGCCAACAATCGATGCGGCGACGCATTCAAATGGTGTTTCAATCCCCCTATGCCAGCCTAAATCCGCGTTGGCGCGTTGGTGATATTTTAGCGGAACCGATTCAAAGTTTTGATCTTATCCAAGGCGCAAAAAATCAAGCCAAACGCGTGGATGAACTTTTAGAGCAAGTTGGGCTTTCACCAAGCGACGCTAAAAAATATCCACATGAATTTTCCGGTGGGCAAAGACAACGTATTTCAATTGCCCGCGCCCTGTCCTCGCAACCTGAAGTTATTATCTGTGATGAGCCAACCTCTGCATTGGATGTTTCCGTTCAGGCGCAGGTTTTAAACCTTCTTAAATCGCTTCAAAAAGAATTTTCCCTCACTTATTTGTTTATCACGCATGATTTGGCGGTGGTGTCGAGCGTCGCAAACCGCATAGGCGTGTTGAACAAAGGCGCGCTTGTCGAAGAAGCAAGCCCGAATGAGTTATTCACAAATCCGAAGCAAGACTATACCCGGATGCTGTTAAACGCCGCCCCAAAAATGCTTTAG
- a CDS encoding ABC transporter ATP-binding protein, with protein MTQPLLEVKNISVEFKTRRGALKAVDDLSIDVQPGEILGLVGESGAGKSMMGAAILGLIDPPGRLSKGEIWFKGQRIDQNPETLRGCEISMIFQDPLVSLNPLKKIGDQLVETILRHKKMSRAQAIDRARKGLIEVGIDPERLNAYPHTFSGGMRQRVVIALALAPEPSLIIADEPTTALDVSVQAQILELLKKLCRGRGTSIILITHDMGVISETADRVGVLYAGRLAEIGSTNQVLRSSKHPYTQGLVASTPKIDPSSFGQSLYQIPGSMPKLDAIPTGCAFHPRCTQGTLKCSQERPPMMNNAAACWLLEETRQGI; from the coding sequence ATGACGCAGCCATTGCTTGAGGTCAAAAATATCAGCGTAGAATTCAAAACCCGTCGCGGTGCTTTAAAAGCAGTCGATGATTTGTCGATTGACGTGCAACCGGGTGAAATATTGGGGCTGGTGGGGGAATCTGGCGCTGGAAAATCAATGATGGGTGCGGCGATTTTAGGCTTGATCGATCCGCCGGGCCGCCTGTCAAAGGGCGAAATTTGGTTTAAGGGCCAACGGATAGATCAAAACCCGGAAACATTGCGCGGATGCGAAATTTCAATGATCTTCCAAGATCCATTGGTCAGCCTAAACCCGTTAAAGAAAATTGGCGATCAATTGGTTGAAACCATCTTGCGGCATAAGAAGATGTCGCGGGCGCAGGCAATCGACAGAGCCCGCAAAGGCCTGATCGAAGTGGGGATCGACCCAGAACGATTGAATGCTTATCCACATACGTTTTCAGGAGGCATGCGCCAACGCGTGGTGATCGCCCTTGCCCTTGCCCCAGAGCCGTCGCTCATTATTGCAGATGAACCCACCACCGCTCTTGACGTGTCGGTTCAGGCGCAAATTTTGGAACTGTTGAAAAAGCTATGTCGCGGCCGCGGCACTTCGATTATTTTAATCACGCATGATATGGGCGTGATTTCAGAAACCGCCGATAGGGTTGGCGTGCTCTATGCGGGCCGCCTTGCTGAAATTGGCAGCACGAACCAAGTTTTAAGATCTTCAAAACACCCCTATACGCAAGGTTTGGTGGCCTCAACACCCAAAATCGACCCCTCTTCATTTGGGCAAAGCCTCTATCAAATCCCTGGCTCCATGCCTAAATTAGACGCAATTCCGACAGGCTGCGCCTTTCATCCCCGCTGCACACAAGGAACCTTGAAATGTAGCCAGGAACGCCCTCCGATGATGAACAATGCTGCGGCGTGCTGGCTGTTGGAAGAAACGAGACAAGGGATATGA